A window of Candidatus Anaeroferrophillus wilburensis genomic DNA:
GGTTGCGTAGTCAGCCTTGATGGCAACTGCCTCCATGATGGAGCGGTTTTCCTGCCGGCAGGTGGTTGCCCGCCAATTAATGGTCAGGTCGGCACTGCCCTCCCGCAGGGCTTTGACCAGATCCTTAGAATCAACGGTCAAAAAGATGGCGTTTTGGTAGGCGGCATCGTAGATTCCCCTTTTTTTCAGGATGGCTGCCGTTTCCCGGCCGATGCTGCCGGTTTCCGGATTGGCAAGTACCACCCGGTGGCGTTCGTCGGTGAGGCAAATAAGGTCGCCGGTGATCTTGCCGGGGTTGCCCTTGGGGACCATCAGGGCGGCCTGGTTGTAGCCCACCGGGGCGGTGGCGGCAATCAGCCCTTCATCGGCGCAGGCGGCAATATACGACTCCGCGCCCGGCAGAAAGAGATCCCCCAGCTGATTGGCTTTCAGGCAGCGGTAGAGTTCACCTGAGCCCCCCTTAATAATCTTGATGACGCAGTCGTTTTCTTTTTCCATCAGGTCGGCAATCTCTCTGATCGGCTCGATCATGGTCATGCCGCAGTAGATCAACAGCTCCTTTTGTGCCTCA
This region includes:
- a CDS encoding substrate-binding domain-containing protein; the protein is MQRTRRTPTIAIVFMAVLAIITSGCAKPFDEDEAQKELLIYCGMTMIEPIREIADLMEKENDCVIKIIKGGSGELYRCLKANQLGDLFLPGAESYIAACADEGLIAATAPVGYNQAALMVPKGNPGKITGDLICLTDERHRVVLANPETGSIGRETAAILKKRGIYDAAYQNAIFLTVDSKDLVKALREGSADLTINWRATTCRQENRSIMEAVAIKADYATPERLVLGLLSCSAYPEIARQFMDYCTSPAGRKIFKKHGFLNGVQP